From Camelina sativa cultivar DH55 chromosome 7, Cs, whole genome shotgun sequence, one genomic window encodes:
- the LOC104700780 gene encoding pentatricopeptide repeat-containing protein At1g59720, chloroplastic/mitochondrial-like: MSNSLLLHPLSPPVPPASSPSASVSGNHHQRILSLLKTCSDMSQLKQLHAFTLRTTYPDEPATLFLYGRILQLTSSFSDVNYAFRVFDSIQNRSSFMWNTLIRACAHDVSRKEEAFMLYLKMLERGESSPDKHTFPFVLKACAYIFGLSEGKQVHCQVVKHGFGGDVYVNNGLIHLYGSCGCLDLARKVFDEMPERSLVSWNSMIDALVRVGEYDSALQLFRKMQESFEPDGYTMQSVLSACAGLGSLSLGTWAHAFLLRNCDVDVAMNVLIKNSLIEMYCKCGSLRMAEQVFQGMQKRDLASWNAMILGFATHGRGEEAMDCFDRMVIKPNSVTFVALLIACNHRGMVNKGRQYFDMMVRDYGIEPALEHYGCIIDFVAGAGYISEAIHMVMSMPMKPDAVIWRSLLDACCKKGASVELSEEIARRIIETREGNQSFNSSYSGAYVLLSRVYASASQWNDVGIVRKLMTEHGIRKQPGCSSIEINGVSHEFFAGDTSHPQTKQIYQQLEVIDDRLRSIGYLPDCSQAPLVDATNDGSKEYSLKLHSERLAIAFGLISLPPQTPIRIFKNLRVCSDCHEVTKLISKVFNTEIIVRDRVRFHHFKDGSCSCSDYW; encoded by the coding sequence ATGTCTAACAGTCTTCTGCTCCACCCATTATCTCCTCCTGTACCACCGGCAAGCTCTCCCTCAGCCTCCGTCTCCGGTAACCACCACCAACGTATTCTCTCCTTATTAAAAACATGTTCAGACATGTCTCAGCTCAAGCAACTCCACGCCTTCACTCTCCGTACCACTTACCCTGACGAACCCGCAACTCTGTTCCTCTACGGCAGAATCCTCCAGCTTACTTCCTCCTTCTCCGACGTTAACTACGCGTTTCGGGTTTTCGATTCAATCCAAAACCGTAGCTCTTTCATGTGGAACACTCTCATCAGAGCATGTGCTCACGATGTTTCAAGGAAAGAAGAAGCCTTTATGCTTTACCTGAAAATGTTAGAGAGAGGTGAATCCTCACCGGATAAGCATACGTTTCCGTTTGTATTGAAAGCTTGCGCTTATATATTCGGCTTATCGGAAGGGAAGCAGGTTCATTGTCAGGTTGTGAAACATGGGTTTGGTGGAGATGTGTATGTTAACAATGGTTTGATTCATTTGTATGGTTCTTGTGGATGTTTGGATTTAGCACGGaaagtgtttgatgaaatgcctgagagaAGTCTTGTTTCTTGGAATTCGATGATTGATGCTCTTGTTCGGGTTGGGGAGTATGATTCTGCGTTACAACTGTTTAGAAAGATGCAGGAGTCGTTCGAACCAGATGGTTATACAATGCAGAGTGTTTTGAGTGCATGTGCTGGTCTTGGATCTTTGTCATTAGGTACTTGGGCGCATGCGTTTCTGTTACGAAACTGTGATGTCGATGTTGCTATGAATGTTTTGATTAAGAACTCGTTGATCGAAATGTATTGCAAATGCGGGTCTTTGAGAATGGCTGAGCAAGTGTTTCAAGGGATGCAAAAACGTGATTTAGCTTCATGGAACGCAATGATTCTTGGGTTTGCTACACACGGAAGAGGTGAAGAAGCTATGGATTGCTTCGACCGTATGGTTATTAAACCGAACTCAGTCACGTTTGTTGCCCTGCTCATCGCTTGCAACCACAGAGGAATGGTAAACAAAGGACGACAGTATTTTGACATGATGGTTAGAGATTATGGTATTGAACCAGCGTTGGAGCATTACGGTTGCATCATCGACTTTGTTGCCGGTGCAGGCTACATCAGTGAAGCTATCCACATGGTGATGAGCATGCCAATGAAACCAGATGCAGTGATCTGGAGAAGTCTCCTTGATGCTTGTTGCAAAAAAGGTGCTAGTGTCGAGCTAAGTGAAGAAATTGCTAGACGTATCATTGAAACAAGAGAAGGTAACCAAAGTTTTAACAGTAGCTACAGTGGTGCATATGTTTTGTTGTCAAGAGTTTATGCTTCAGCTAGCCAGTGGAACGATGTTGGAATTGTCAGAAAACTAATGACTGAACATGGAATTCGAAAACAGCCCGGGTGTAGTTCTATTGAGATAAATGGCGTCTCCCATGAGTTTTTTGCAGGAGACACATCGCACCCTCAGACGAAACAGATATACCAACAGTTAGAAGTGATTGACGACAGACTGAGGTCGATTGGTTATTTACCGGATTGCTCTCAAGCACCATTAGTCGATGCAACAAATGATGGTAGTAAAGAGTACTCCCTCAAGCTTCACAGTGAGAGACTTGCCATTGCTTTTGGATTGATAAGCTTACCACCTCAAACTCCAATCCGTATATTCAAGAATCTACGTGTATGCAGCGATTGCCACGAGGTTACTAAACTGATCTCAAAAGTCTTCAACACTGAGATCATTGTGAGAGATCGTGTACGCTTCCATCACTTCAAAGATGGATCCTGCTCTTGTTCAGACTATTGGTAG
- the LOC104700778 gene encoding UPF0725 protein At4g29550-like, producing the protein MPGGCSPYEKLFAKAGLHCYNLEKGKKLEFKSLVKVNSEIGSLYNSYSTSEVMDPINNSIHTFQTLVTDAGYENKARLILVTKICRIKPQVPGIGDATVFWDLDAIDNFYKGDMPDWPPNDDKLQFYEVK; encoded by the exons ATGCCGGGTGGATGTAGTCCCTATGAAAAACTCTTTGCAAAGGCTGGACTCCATTGTTACAATCTTGAAAAG GGAAAGAAGTTAGAATTCAAGAGTCTAGTCAAAGTTAACTCAGAAATCGGTTCACTTTACAATTCTTATTCAACATCCGAGGTGATGGATCCTATCAACAACTCAATTCACACTTTCCAAACTTTAGTCACGGATGCAGGGTATGAGAACAAAGCGCGTTTGATACTCGTCACAAAAATATGCAGGATCAAGCCTCAAGTGCCAG GCATTGGAGATGCCACTGTCTTTTGGGACTTGGATGCTATAGATAACTTCTATAAAGGTGATATGCCAGATTGGCCACCGAATGATGATAAGTTACAGTTCTATGAG GTGAAATGA